The Campylobacterota bacterium genome segment GAGTAAGTGGCGATCATCCCAGCCCGCACCCGCCCGATGAACTCGAAGATGTCGTCCTCGGTAAAATGCGCGATGGGGAACAGTTGGAGTTCGCCCTCGCGCTCGATCACCTGGTCCGGGCGCTCACCCGCCTCGATCATGCGCCGCTTGCGGTCAGGACTTTCGGACCAGCGCTTGCCGATGAGCGAGATGGCCGGTTGCGCGTGCCGCGTAGCCTTCAGGATCTTCGTCTTCAGTTTTCGCAGGGGGGTCACCTTCATGTCGACCGAGCACTTGCTGTCCTGGCCCGGCATGGAGGCGATCCCGCGCCCGCCGATGAGGCTGACCAGATAATCCTGCGACAACGAAGGCCGGGCAGTGGCTACCGTGACGGGGATGCCTTGCTTCTGGACGTAGGCCTCGAGCTTCGCGGACTCCCCGTGGTAGTAGCCGTCCATCAGGGGGTTCTCCACGCCCGTGTTGCTGGTGACTACGAACATGGGTGGAAGCTCGGTCAAGACACTGCCGCCCGCCGCGTCCCGGCGTGCGGCGGCCACCTGCTGCATGGCCTCCAGTGCCAGCGCA includes the following:
- a CDS encoding phosphoadenosine phosphosulfate reductase family protein gives rise to the protein MQQSLLQFHAEMPGACVHNGREPWDLWGLAAPYRPGDRFEDKVEATIGALRLLIEAGHPLILSTSWGKDSSVQLALALEAMQQVAAARRDAAGGSVLTELPPMFVVTSNTGVENPLMDGYYHGESAKLEAYVQKQGIPVTVATARPSLSQDYLVSLIGGRGIASMPGQDSKCSVDMKVTPLRKLKTKILKATRHAQPAISLIGKRWSESPDRKRRMIEAGERPDQVIEREGELQLFPIAHFTEDDIFEFIGRVRAGMIATYS